Proteins co-encoded in one Papaver somniferum cultivar HN1 chromosome 5, ASM357369v1, whole genome shotgun sequence genomic window:
- the LOC113278860 gene encoding nuclear speckle splicing regulatory protein 1-like produces the protein MNSSGENQLEMDVDAPTGNPFRSICQQSNFKERFRPYSSRRKGWSGNITLINVSAARSLREEDIANRGVRANQQPAKANNPQPAQANNPPATQVNNSRVTPIDLTLRERFQELERENKRLKVALEKRKKLEEEAIPHSESNRSNRRSHRERYDPRKGDEVLDGRRLSKSDARRSEDVRNVYQSRDHHDDDYYDHYVPDDDHYYTAEQDRRTRSSRKKHRQRDDHINDDHLKRSRRDKDLSKRRKESDRNERIRRETEGDSVRGKEFSKRRPSEMINELSPKAIQR, from the exons ATGAATTCTTCAGGAGAAAATCAACTTGAGATGGACGTTGATGCACCTACCGGAAATCCATTCAGGTCAATATGCCAACAATCGAACTTTAAGGAGCGTTTTCGTCCATACTCATCAAGACGAAAGGGATGGAGTGGAAACATCACTCTCATCAACGTATCAGCCGCTCGTTCT CTTCGTGAGGAGGACATCGCTAATAGAGGAGTACGAGCTAACCAACAGCCTGCGAAAGCTAATAACCCACAGCCCGCGCAAGCTAACAACCCACCAGCTACACAAGTTAACAATTCGCGGGTGACTCCTATCGACTTGACGTTACGTGAGCGTTTCCAGGAATTGGAAAGGGAAAACAAGCGACTCAAGGTTGCATTGGAGAAAAGAAAGAAGCTTGAAGAAGAAGCTATTCCACATTCCGAAAGTAATAGGTCAAACCGTCGTTCTCATCGAGAACGATACGACCCACGCAAAGGggacgaagttcttgacggtcGTCGGCTCAGTAAAAGTGATGCAAGAAGAAGCGAGGATGTCAGGAACGTTTATCAAAGTCGCGATCACCATGATGACGATTATTATGATCATTATGTGCCCGATGATGATCATTATTACACGGCCGAGCAAGATAGGCGAACCAGATCAAGTCGCAAGAAACATAGACAAAGGGATGATCATATCAATGATGATCACTTGAAGAGGTCTAGACGTGATAAAGACCTTTCTAAAAGGAGAAAGGAGTCTGACAGGAATGAGCGGATTCGCAGAGAAACTGAGGGAGACTCGGTGAGAGGCAAAGAATTCAGCAAAAGAAGGCCTAGTGAAATGATTAATGAGCTTAGCCCAAAAGCAATCCAAAGATGA
- the LOC113278861 gene encoding putative mediator of RNA polymerase II transcription subunit 26, producing the protein MNSSGENQLEMDVDAPTGNPSVARSVRSTPSLRGNNVLLRRSPPRTISENLNRQRGTQGQHPSIQQLREEDIANRGARANQQPAQDNNPQPVQANNPPAAQVKNSRVTPIDLTLRERFQELERENKRLKVALEKRKELEEEAIPHFESNRSNRHSHRERYDPRKGDEVLDGRRLSQSDARRSEDVRNVYQSRDHHDDDYYDRYVPDDDHYYTAEQDRRTRSSHKKHRQRDDHINDDHSKRSRRDKDLSKRRKESDRNERIRRETEGDSVRGEEISKRMLSEMIGELLAQKQSKDEEQQILSMKKSMDSPFVEKIRRYRPPSNFNHPQFKEFFDGRNGNPVEHVQRCQASMSLWSFSDELLYRTFSMTLTESLTKVFLILVGGFVRKLMKLERWTRDS; encoded by the exons ATGAATTCTTCAGGAGAAAATCAACTTGAGATGGACGTTGATGCACCTACCGGAAATCCTTCGG TCGCTCGTTCTGTGAGATCGACTCCAAGTCTCAGGGGAAACAATGTTCTCTTACGTAGATCACCTCCCCGGACTATTAGCGAAAACCTCAATCGTCAAAGAGGGACTCAAGGTCAACACCCAAGCATCCAGCAGCTTCGTGAGGAGGACATCGCTAATAGAGGAGCACGGGCTAACCAACAGCCTGCGCAAGATAACAACCCACAGCCTGTGCAAGCTAACAACCCACCAGCTGCACAAGTTAAAAATTCGCGGGTGACTCCTATCGACTTGACGTTACGTGAGCGTTTCCAGGAATTGGAAAGGGAAAACAAGCGACTCAAGGTTGCATTGGAGAAAAGAAAGGAGCTTGAAGAAGAAGCTATTCCACATTTCGAAAGTAATAGGTCAAACCGTCATTCTCATCGAGAACGATACGACCCACGCAAAGGggacgaagttcttgacggtcGTCGGCTCAGTCAAAGTGATGCAAGAAGAAGCGAGGATGTCAGGAACGTTTATCAAAGTCGCGATCACCATGATGACGATTATTATGATCGTTATGTGCCCGATGATGATCATTATTACACGGCCGAGCAAGATAGGCGAACCAGATCAAGTCACAAGAAACATAGACAAAGGGATGACCATATCAATGATGATCACTCGAAGAGGTCTAGACGTGATAAAGACCTTTCTAAAAGGAGAAAGGAGTCTGACAGGAATGAGCGGATTCGCAGAGAAACTGAGGGAGACTCGGTGAGAGGCGAAGAAATCAGCAAAAGAATGCTTAGTGAAATGATTGGTGAGCTGTTAGCCCAAAAGCAATCCAAAGATGAAGAGCAACAAATTTTATCAATGAAAAAATCGATGGACTCCCCATTTGTTGAAAAGATAAGGCGCTACCGCCCACCCTCGAATTTCAACCATCCTCAATTCAAGGAGTTTTTCGACGGACGCAATGGAAATCCAGTGGAGCACGTCCAACGATGTCAAGCCTCAATGAGTTTGTGGAGCTTCAGCGACGAGCTACTCTATAGAACCTTTTCAATGACCTTGACGGAGAGCCTGACGAAAGTCTTTTTGATTTTAGTAGGAGGTTTCGTCAGGAAGTTAATGAAATTGGAAAGGTGGACGAGGGATTCGTAA